Proteins encoded together in one Ipomoea triloba cultivar NCNSP0323 chromosome 4, ASM357664v1 window:
- the LOC116017843 gene encoding 60S ribosomal protein L5-like gives MAFIKVQKTRAYFKRFQVKFKRRREGKTDYRARNRLINQDKNKYNTPKYRFVVRFTNKDIVAQIVSASIAGDMILASAYANELPRYGLEVGLTNYAAAYCTGLLLARRLLQKLEMDQDYEGNVEATGEDYSVEPGESRMPFRALLDVGLIRTTTGNRVFGALKGALDGGLDIPHSDKRFAGFSKDSKNLDAEVHRKYIYGGHVAAYMNSLNEDEPEKYQTHFSEYIKKGIDADNIEALYKKVHAAIRADPSKKKSEKQPPKEHKRFNLKKLTYDERRARLIERLNALNAAAGNDDDDDEDDE, from the exons ATG GCCTTCATCAAGGTCCAAAAGACAAGGGCTTACTTCAAGCGTTTCCAGGTCAAGTTCAAGAGAAGGAGAG AGGGTAAGACTGACTATAGAGCCAGGAATAGGCTGATCAACCAGGACAAGAACAAGTACAACACTCCAAAGTACCGATTTGTTGTCAGATTT ACCAACAAGGACATAGTTGCTCAAATTGTATCTGCTAGTATTGCTGGTGATATGATTCTTGCCTCTGCTTATGCTAATGAACTCCCTCGCTATGGCCTTGAAGTTGGTCTTACCAATTATGCTGCAG CCTACTGCACTGGACTTCTCTTGGCTCGCCGATTGCTCCAAAAGCTTGAAATGGATCAAGACTATGAAGGAAATGTTGAG GCTACCGGGGAGGACTACTCTGTTGAACCTGGTGAAAGCAGGATGCCTTTCCGTGCTCTTCTGGATGTTGGTCTTATCCGAACAACCACCGGGAATCGTGTCTTTGGTGCCCTGAAG GGTGCTTTGGATGGTGGGCTTGATATTCCTCACAGTGACAAGAGGTTTGCTGGATTCAGCAAGGATTCCAAGAACCTTGATGCTGAGGTTCACCGCAAGTACATCTATGGAGGACATGTTGCAGCATACATGAAC AGCTTGAATGAAGATGAGCCTGAGAAGTACCAAACTCATTTTAGCGAGTACATTAAAAAGGGTATTGATGCAGACAACATTGAGGCTCTGTACAAAAAGGTTCATGCTGCTATACGCGCAGATCCAAGCAAGAAGAAGTCCGAGAAGCAGCCACCTAAGGAGCACAAGAG GTTCAACCTAAAGAAACTAACTTATGATGAAAGGAGGGCTAGGTTGATAGAGAGACTGAATGCCCTAAATGCAGCAGCCGGAaatgacgatgatgatgatgaggatgatgagtGA
- the LOC116015405 gene encoding GPN-loop GTPase 3-like produces MVQLERPHINILSKLDLVTSKKDINIYLNSKPHLLINLYMALQFQKLNTCFMELVDTHFMINFLPLGLCTENSIQYILPQIDNCIQYRKDAF; encoded by the exons ATGGTTCAGCTTGAACGGCCTCACATCAACATTCTCTCTAAATTGGACCTGGTGACGAGTAAAAAGGACATTAACAT ATACTTGAATTCAAAGCCTCATTTGTTGATAAATCTATACATGGCTCTACAATTTCAGAAGCTTAATACGTGTTTTATGGAACTG GTCGATACACATTTCATGATTAACTTTTTGCCGCTTGGCTTGTGTACAGAGAACAG TATACAGTACATCCTGCCACAGATTGACAACTGCATTCAGTACAGAAAGGATGCATTTTAA
- the LOC116015698 gene encoding uncharacterized protein LOC116015698, whose translation MLQLFLSEPASNDNGDDILVEQRKSLLKELESVIWSLISSGHRSEARLWLCDSLAGISSLTPHHKRELFVALLRYKTVKRKRLAAQILQLLFEKQPQLAGPIVAKKSYLLEDFFKGNSERILQWFSNFGGAGGLHSKGAKALSKFAFVNRDICWEELEWKGKHGQSPAMVATKPHYFLDLDVERTVENFLEYVPEFWSSVEFSESLKDGEILSIDTKFFIEMFLDLMYKDNMKEVWEVIDIFLIEESFSSLCHHLLVVLEEQELSVFLDLIPRYLNPRLETMKCDNPSSWLGIILSRCHGSSSIDQLLLLNALTIQSRKLLLLVREEADTEEKEKIKSIASQICAFSNCSSSFAPIIEECVRRKSLELMKLLGLQAWAFHYQLLEAFKTSDSWESLFVSNGIGFRKSAKYSLLNHDEISEESDYEGDKRSSGRSKRKRKSTRRKKKRRNFDSDEDYDNELVDFDGSRLDVKSKADDWLLSTDGYSFTWTTVNLPGHISNYCFFMWLKFIFGK comes from the exons ATGCTCCAATTGTTTCTCTCTGAACCCGCCTCAAATGACAATGGTGATGATATATTAGTTGAGCAGAGAAAGTCTCTTCTCAAGGAGCTAGAATCTGTTATATGGTCTTTGATATCATCTGGGCATCGATCAGAAGCTCGGCTTTGGCTTTGTGACTCCCTTGCAGGCATAAGTTCTCTTACCCCCCATCATAAGCGCGAGCTATTTGTTGCCTTGTTAAGGTATAAGACAGTAAAGCGGAAGCGTCTGGCTGCACAAATTTTACAATTGCTTTTTGAAAAGCAGCCACAATTAGCTGGACCAATCGTTGCCAAGAAAAGTTACTTGTTGGAAGATTTCTTTAAAG GGAACTCAGAACGTATTTTGCAGTGGTTCTCTAATTTTGGAGGAGCTGGTGGTTTACACAGCAAAGGAGCTAAGGCACTTTCAAAATTTGCTTTTGTGAATCGGGACATTTGTTGGGAGGAGCTTGAGTGGAAGGGAAAACATGGGCAATCACCGGCAATGGTTGCTACAAAGCCTCATTACTTTCTTGATCTAGATGTTGAGAGAACTGTAGAAAACTTTCTTGAATATGTGCCAGAATTTTGGTCATCTGTGGAGTTTTCTGAGTCATTAAAAGATGGTGAGATTTTGTCAATTGATACCAAGTTTTTCATTGAAATGTTTCTTGACCTGATGTACAAGGACAATATGAAAGAAGTGTGGGAAGTTATAGATATTTTTCTGATTGAAGAATCTTTTTCTTCTCTATGTCATCATCTTCTTGTTGTACTTGAGGAGCAGGAGCTATCTGTTTTCTTGGATTTGATTCCTAGATATCTTAACCCAAGGTTGGAAACCATGAAGTGCGATAATCCATCATCTTGGCTTGGGATCATTCTTTCAAGGTGCCATGGTAGTAGTTCTATTGATCAGCTACTTTTGTTGAATGCCCTTACTATTCAAAGCCGTAAACTTTTGCTACTGGTGCGTGAAGAAGCTGATAcggaggaaaaggaaaaaattaaaagtattgcTTCCCAGATTTGTGCATTCTCAAATTGTTCCAGTAGCTTTGCTCCAATCATTGAAGAGTGTGTTAGAAGGAAGTCCTTAGAATTGATGAAATTGTTGGGTCTGCAGGCTTGGGCTTTCCATTATCAGTTGTTAGAAGCATTTAAGACTTCTGATTCCTGGGAATCCTTATTTGTTAGTAATGGCATAGGTTTTCGTAAGTCTGCAAAGTACTCATTGTTAAATCATGATGAAATTTCAGAAGAGAGTGACTATGAAGGGGATAAGAGGTCTTCTGGTAGATCTAAGCGGAAGAGAAAGAGCACTCGCAGgaagaaaaagagaaggaatTTTGATTCTGACGAAGATTATGACAATGAGTTAGTAGATTTTGATGGTAGCAGGTTAGATGTGAAATCTAAGGCTGACGACTGGTTGCTCTCTACTGATGGGTATTCCTTCACTTGGACTACT GTGAACCTACCAGGTCATATATCAAATTACTGCTTCTTTATGTGGCTGAAATTCATTTTTGGCAAGTGA
- the LOC116015699 gene encoding ribonuclease 2-like, with protein MASLPARLILSLQLLILLFGSGCANRIRDGGDAETLELRKKQREFDFFKLSLLWPGTECRNTRRCCSSNACCRSNSPTEFTIHGLWPDYNDGTWPACCKGSQYDESQISALASAMKKYWPTYQCGSSSTCHHSKGSFWAHEWEKHGTCSYPVVQNEYDYFLTTLNVFFKYNVTEVLYKAGYVPSNSEKYPLGGIISAIQNAFHATPELTCSRGAVEELRLCFYKNFEPRDCATQSSLNSFKGSSCPKYVSLPAQTSALWLENNEEEASLATL; from the exons ATGGCTTCTCTCCCAGCCCGATTGATTCTCTCTCTGCAATTGCTGATCCTGTTGTTCGGATCCGGTTGCGCAAACCGAATCCGCGACGGCGGGGATGCGGAAACCCTGGAATTGCGAAAAAAACAGCGAGAGTTTGATTTCTTCAAGCTCTCTCTCCTGTGGCCCGGCACCGAGTGTAGGAACACGCGCCGCTGCTGCTCCTCCAACGCCTGTTGCCG GTCGAACTCGCCCACTGAATTCACAATCC ACGGACTCTGGCCTGATTACAATGATGGAACTTGGCCAGCTTGTTGCAAAGGTTCCCAGTATGATGAAAGCCAA ATCTCAGCACTGGCAAGTGCAATGAAAAAGTACTGGCCAACTTATCAATGTGGTTCCTCATCGACTTGCCATCACAGCAAAGGATCATTTTGGGCTCATGAG TGGG AGAAACATGGAACATGTTCCTATCCAGTTGTCCAGAACGAATATGATTACTTTTTGACAACTCTGAATGTTTTCTTCAAGTATAATGTTACG GAAGTGTTGTACAAAGCTGGATATGTGCCCTCAAATTCTGAAAAGTATCCATTAGGAGGCATCATTTCAGCCATTCAAAATGCTTTCCATGCAACCCCAGAATTGACATGTTCTCGTGGTGCTGTTGAGGAACTTCGACTATGCTTCTACAAGAATTTTGAG CCACGCGACTGTGCGACACAATCTAGCCTCAATAGTTTCAAAGGCTCATCTTGCCCCAAGTATGTCAGCTTACCTGCACAGACATCAGCATTGT GGCTAGAAAACAATGAAGAAGAAGCATCTTTGGCTACACTGTAG